TGGTGGATGCCCAGGCGCGGCTGCCGTTGGACGAAGCGAAGCAGTTCCCAGGCATCGTCCGGCTGGCCTTCTACGATGCGGTGCGGGCCGCGCCCTCGCGCGAGTGGGTCGTGCGCCTGCTGCCACTGGCGGACGTGCTGGATGGCGTTCAGGGCGGTGACGTGCTCCGGCGCTACGTGCTTCGCGTGGCGGCGAAGGACTTCAGCCATCGCGGGCCGCTGGCTCGGGACTACGCGAAGCTGGTGCGTGGAGAGCTGGCCTCACCGGGGCGTTTGCTGGAGACGCTGCGCCTCTCGGGTGAGGACGACCTGTATCTCGGCGCGCTCATCAACACGGTGTCCGCCGCTCGCCACCTGGAGGACTTCACCCGGCTGTCCCAGGCGGCGGAGGACCCCTGGTTGTCCCTGCTGGCCGAGCGCGAGCTCGCGAGCGAGGACGAGCGCAATGGGGCGTGGTGGAAGGCGGAGGCCCGGCTCCGTGCGGCGGTGAATGCGTGTCAGGGCAAGGGGCTCTCGTACCGCTGCGCCACGTTGAAGAAGCGGCTGTCGGACCTGTACCTCGCGCTCAACCGTCCGGCGGAGGCCTTCGAGCAATCCTGGAGCGGCTGGCGGGCCTCGCGCGAAATGGAGGAGTGGGAGCTGGAGCAGCAGTTCCTCCAGGAGCTGGCGCACATCGCCCGTTACCGGATGGATGTCGCCAGCGCGCGTGCGTACCTGCGTGAGTCGCTGTCCCGCATGCCGGATTCCTGCGAGCAGCGGACGTACGTCCACCGCAACCTGGCGTACCTGGCCTGGTCGGAGTTCGACACGCAGGGGGCTCGGGACGCGTTGGAACTCGCACAATCCTGTGGCCGTCCGCTGGGGTTGCCCGGTGCGTTGCTCCTGTCCTACCTGGCGCGCTTCGGCGCGGACAGTCAGGACGCGGACCTGCTCCGGCGCACGCTGGCCGAGTTGCGCCGGACCGAGCCCTCCGCTGGAAAGCTCGCGCAGATGGGCTTCGCGGAGGGGCAGTTCCTCCTCGAACGCGACCGCGCGACGGGGCTGGAGCTGCTGCGGAGCGCCATCTCACAGGCGGAGGCCTTGCCCGACGACGTGGACGCCCGGAAGACGCGCATGGGCGCCTACAACGTGTTGGCACATGAGGCGGGCCGCGGTGGTGACTCGGGGGAGGCCCTGTCGCTCATGGGGGCCGCGTTGCGGGTGGACGTGCCGGACCGCTGTGTGCTGGGCGTGGCCGTGGATTACGAGCGCTCGGTGGTGGCCCTTCGTGATTCCCAAGGCGCGCTGCGAGGCCACTTCGACGCGGGCCGCAAGGCGCACCTGGGCAAGGATGCCGATGGACTGGTGCCCCCCGCGCTCCAGTCCGCGCTGCGCGGGTGCGAGCAGGTGGATGTGCTGGCGCTGCCGCCCGTTCACGGCCTGCGGGGATTGCTCCCCGCGGACCTCGCCTGGACCTACCGGGTGGGCCGTCCCCAAGTGCTTCCGCCAGGGGGCGGCTCGGGTGAGGGCCCGCATCTCGTCATCAATGGAGTGGAGGCCCCTTCGGCCCTCGGCTTGCCCCGGTTGCCTCCCTTGGCGCCGCCCTCCATGAAGGACCCTCGGCGCGTGGAGCTCTCGGGGATGCAGGCCACGCCGTCCCGCGTCCTGGCCGCCATGGAGCAGGCGAGCGAGGTGGAGATCCACGCCCACGGCGCCTTCAGTCCGGAGATGTCGGACGCTTCGTTGGTGGTGCTCGCACCTGAAACGGATGGCCGCTACGCGCTGTCCGCCGCGCAGGTGCGTGCGTTGAAGCTGGCCCAGTCCCCGCTGGTGTTGCTGGCCACGTGCAGCGCGGCGCGGGCCATGCCCTTCCTTCATGAGTCTTTCAGCCTGCCGGTGGCCTTCATCGAAGCAGGCGCCGCCACGGTGCTGGCCTCCACCGAGGAAATCCCCGACTCCGCGGGCCGTTTCTTCGAGGCGGTGCGCGAGCGCATCCGGACGGGGGCCCCCGCTGCCCTGGCGCTCCGGGATGAGCGGCGCACCTGGCTGGCCACCCAGCCCGGCGCGGACTGGGTCCACGGCATCCTCCTCTTCGAATGAGCGCCAAGGAATCCGACTCGGTGCGTTGTATCGGGCGTGGAGGCCGCGGGCAGGCATGCCGCCGGGCCCGGCCGATGCCGCACAGAGGGGGATTCGATGGTGACGAAGGGCGCGAAGCAGCCGAAGCGGGATGGCGCGGTGGTGAGCATCAATCCACATGACCCGCCGCCGGAGCCCACCCCGGGCCTGACGGGTCCACCGCCGTACTCCTCGAAGATGTCCGTCACGCTCCCTGTGAATACGCCGATGACACCGGGTGGTTCAGACGAGACACCCTGATGTCAGGCAATGCGTTTCCCAGATTCTCCTGAATCGTTACGGCGATACAGGTTTCACGGGGTGCTCTCAGTCGGGGCGCCCCGGATTTTTTTGAACAGAATACACAAGAAAAAGGGCTGGCTGCGTATTTGAGATGGGGGGGCAAGGGTGGCGCGCCTTCCCAAGGGGGAGCGATGTTTCGTGGTGACGCGCGGGGTCGTGGGGATGCGAGCGGTATCTGGGCACCTGAGGAGGGGCGGGGCGCCATGGGCGGCGGTTGGGGGGCGCGCACGGACGGGGGGGCCACGGGGGTTGGGCAGGCGGGTGGACAAGGTGATGTCGTCGAAGTGGGGGGGAACGCGGAGGACCTGGGGGGGATGGAGCTCGAGGCGTTCGACTTCGAGTTTCAAATCGCCAGCTTCTGAGGTTGGCGCGCGGGGGGAAGGCCCCGCTCTGGTGGACGGCGTTGGGGGACTGCCGTCATCTCAAGGGATGGACGCGTCGGGACCGGGGGGGACCGACGCCTTATGACTCGGGCGTTGGTGCCGAGTCCATCCAGAGGGCTGGAGCGCGGAATTCCAGGGAGGAGGGGAGGAAGCGCGCCCCAGGCCCTCCGCTTCCAGAGACTCCAAGGGCTCTGGAGGCGGAGGCCTCCTGGTGTTCCTGAGGTACGGTGGGGGCTCCTTCTTGATGGGAGTCCTCGCATGAAGTGCGTGAAGTGGGCGGCCTTGCCGCTGTTGTTTCTGGCCGCTTGTTCCACCACGGGACGCAACACCCCGGCTGCCACGATGCCGGCGCTGTTGCCCTGGTCGGCGCAAATCGCCGAACGCGAGAGCTGGCTCGAGCTGCGTCACGGCCTGCTGCTGGAGATGATGCGCCGCCACGACGTGGGCATGTGGGTGGTCGTCAACGAGGAGTTCCACGACGACCCGCTCACCCAGTTCGTGGCCCCGCCGCGGCCCTACGCCGGCAACCGGGACGTCTTCGTGTTTGTCGACGCGGGCGCGGAAGGCCTCAAGCGCGTGGCGCTCACCGGCTACTCCGAAGCCACGCTGGAGCGTTTCTTCGAGGTGCCCGCGGAGGGCCGCAAGCCGCAGGAAGTCCTCGCGGACCTGAATGCGCGCTACCAGCCCAAGACGATTGCCCTGGGCATTGGCGGCAAGCGCGGCGTGACGCGCAGCCTGACGCGGGACAGCTACGCCTTCCTGGTGGAGTCCCTGGGCGCGGAGGCGGAGGCGCGCTTCGTGAGCGCGGCGCCGCTCATCGAGGAGTACCTGGACACGCGCCTTCCCGAGGAGTGGAAGCACTACCAACTGCTGGTCCACCTGACGGACAAGGTGGTGCAGGAGGCGTTCTCACCGAAGGTGGTGGTGCCCGGGAAGACGACCGTCGGTGACGTGCGCCGGTTCCTGTACGACAGGCTGTGGGAGCTGGGCGTGGACACCTGGTTCCAGCCGGACCTGCGGGTGCAGCGCAAGGGCATGGACCGCGCCACCTCGCGTGGCTTCCTGTCGCCCTCGAAGGAGGACGTCGTCATTCAACGGGGGGACCTGCTGCACGTGGACTTCGGCATCACCTACATGGGGCTGAATTCCGACTGGCAGAAGATGGCCTACGTGTTGAACGAGGGTGAGACGGATGTGCCGGATGGCTTGAAGCGCGCGCTGGCCAACACCATGACGCTGCAGGATGCGCTCATGCTGCGCGCCTCCCGGCCGGGCCGCTCGTCGGCGGACGTCTACGAGCAGGCGATGGCGGAGATGAAGGAGAAGGGCATCGAGGCGATGATCTACAGCCACCCACTGGGCAACCAGGGCCACGCGCTGGGCGCGAGCATCGACTTCCGCGCGGCGACCCGCCAGGAGGCGCCCAAGCTGCTGCGCAAGGGCTCGTACATCTCCATCGAGCTCAACACCGCCACGGCGGTGCCGGAATGGGACGGGCAGAAGGTGTTCGTGATGATGGAGGACCCGGCCTATCTCACGGAGGACGGCTGGTTCTTCTTCGTGCCCCGGCAGGAGTCGTTCTACCTGCTCGGCGGAAAGGCCGGCGCCACCGCCGGGCCGCAGGGCAAGGGCGTGACGACGCGCGGCATGCCGATGCTGTGAAAGGCTGGCTCACACGCCAGCCGGTGCGCCGCGTCCGCTGACGTCCGTCCACGTGAGGCCGAAGCGGGCGAGGTACTTCTTCAACCGGTCCGCGTCGTTGACGCTCTTCTTCTGGGCGCGTGACTGTGCGAACAGCACGCGCCCCGCGTCCGACAGCGAGCGCGAGGCCCGGCAGACGCTCAACACATCCGCGAGCTGGACCCGGTCGAAGCGGTCCAGCTCCGCGGCGAGGTTGTCGCCCAGCAGCTCCGCGACCAGGTCCACCGTGGGGGTTCCTGCCTTCGCGCCCGCGGGACGCCACTGCTCGCGCAGGCGGTCGAGCTCCTCGTCCACCACGTCCCGGGTGATTCGCCCACCCTCCGCGAGCGTGGCCATGCGGAGCACCGCCGCGTTGAGGTCGCGGAAGTTCCCCGACCATCGCGCTTCTGGCGTCGTGGCGAAGCCGAGGAACCGCGACTGCGCCTCCTTGTTCATGGTGACGCGGGTGCCCACGGCCTCGGAGGCCTGGTCCAACTCGAAGAGGAGGTTGGGGGCGATGTCCTCCGGGCGTTCGCGCAGCGCGGGCAGCCGGAAGGTCCACAGGTTGATGCGCGCGAGCAGGTCCTCGCGGAAGCGGCCCCGCTCGACCTCGAGTTGCAGGTCGCGGTTGGTCCCCGCGATGAGCTGGAAGTCACTCTCCACCTCACGGTCGGCGCCCACGGGGAGGAAGCGCTTGTCCTCCAGCGCCCGCAGCAGCATGGCCTGCTCGTCCGCGCCCAGCTCGCCGATTTCATCCAGGAACAACACGCCGTTGTTCGCCTGTCGCAGCAGTCCGGGCCTGTCACCCAGCGCGCCCGTGAAGGCGCCCTTCACGTGGCCGAAGAGCGCGGACATGGCGCCGTCGCCGCGGAGCGTGGCGCAGTTGAGGTCCACGAAGGGGCCCTCCACGCCGCGCCGGGCCTTCTTCAGTGCGTAGATGCGGCGCGCGAGCTGGGACTTGCCCGCGCCCGTGGGGCCCGTGATGAGCAACGGCGCGCGGGACTGCACGGCCACCTGTTCGATGCGCTCGATGAGCCGGTTGAAGGCGGCGTTGTGGGTGTCGATGCCGGACTTGAGGAAGGCCAGGCCCTCGCGCTGCTCCTGTCGGAAGCGCGCCGCCAGCGTGTCGTAGCGGGACAGGTCCAGGTCGATGAGGGTATGCGTGCCCGCGCCCGCGCGCTCCCTCGGGTCGGGCGACACCTGCACCAGCCGGCCCGGGATGAGCCGGCTCTCCACCAACAGGAACATGCAGATCTGCGCGATGTGCGTGCCCGTGGTGATGTGGACCAGGTAGTCCTCCGTGTCGGGATTGAAGGGATAGCCGCGCACGTAGTCGAGCAGCGCGCCGTAGGTCTCCTCCAAATCCCAAGGGTTCCGCATGGGCAGCGGAATGCACCGCACCTCCGTCTCGGGTGACACCTGACGGATGTCGCCCGTCAGAGTGGCCGCGAGCGCCGTCGCGTTGGGCGGGTGCAGCAGCTCCAGCCGGTGCACCAGCAGGTCCTCTTGCTGGCACAGCGCCACCGTGGGCCGCCACCGCGCCCAGCGCTGCGGGCCCTGTCCGTTGTCCAACGTGGTCCCGAGCATCCCGAGGACGACCGTCTTGCGTGCTCGTGGTTTCGCCATCGAGATAGGCTTTTATCCTAAGGGATAGAGATTTCCACCTCGCCCGGCGCGCTCCCCTCGAAAGGGGGCTTGGCACGCCGGCTGCTCTACGTCCGCCACGTGACCGGGACACAGCGCCCGGCGGACGACTGGAAAGGTGGAAACGATGAGCCGCATCAACGGGAACCATGAGGTGCTGTCGGACGAGGCGGGCCGCCCCATCAAGGCGTGGACGGTGGGGGTTCCGTTCGAGGACGAGGCGAAGAAGCAGCTCCGCAACCTGCGCGGCCTCCCCTTCATCCATCAGTGGGTCGCGGTGATGCCGGACGTTCACCGCGGTTACGGCGCGACGGTCGGAAGCGTGGTCCCCACGGTGGGCGCGGTGGTGCCGGCGGCGGTGGGCGTGGACATCGGATGCGGGATGATCGCCGTGCGCACGACGCTGCGCGCGGACCAGTTGCCGGACTCGCTGCGTGGGGTGCGGTCGGCCATCGAGCGGACGGTTCCTCACGGCCGCTCGGATAACGGTGGCCGGAACGACGTGGGCGCGTGGCGTGTGGCGCCGGCGCGGCACCAGCAGGCATGGGCGCGGCTCGTGGAGGGGTACGACCGCATCGTCGCGAAGCACCCGCGCATCGGCCGTGGGCCGGAGCTGGCGCACCTGGGGACGTTGGGAACGGGGAACCACTTCATCGAGCTGTGCCTGGATGAGTCGGATGGCGTGTGGCTGATGTTGCACTCCGGTTCGCGTGGGGTGGGGAACCGCATCGGGAGCTACTTCATCGAGCTGGCGAAGGAGGACATGCGTCGCTGGTTCATCAACCTGCCCGACGGCGACCTGGCGTACCTGGCGGAGGGGACGGAGCACTTCGACGACTACGTCTTCGCGGTGAGCTGGGCGCAGGACTTCGCGGCCACGAACCGCGACCTGATGTTGCATTCCGCGGTGGAGGCGCTGCAGTCGAGCGGTGAGCTGCCGCCGTTCGAGTTGAAGGACTCGGCGGTGAACTGCCACCACAACTACATCGCCCGTGAGCACCACTTCGGGAAGAACTGCTTCGTGACGCGGAAGGGCGCGGTGCGGGCGCGCGAGGGTGACCTCGGCATCATCCCCGGAAGCATGGGGGCGCGTTCGTACATCGTCCGCGGGAAGGGGAACGCGGACAGCTTCCATTCGTGCAGCCACGGCGCGGGCCGGGTGATGTCTCGCGCGGCGGCGAAGCGGCAGTTCACGGTGGAGGACCACGCGAAGGCGACTGAGGGCGTGGAGTGCCGCAAGGACATTGACGTCATCGACGAGACGCCGGCTGCGTACAAGCCCATCGACGCGGTGATGGCGGCGCAGGCGGACCTGGTGGAAGTGGTCCACACGCTGAAGCAGGTCGTGTGTGTGAAGGGATGAAGCCAGCGAGGTGACCATGCCGGGATGAAGACACCGAGGCGCCCGTATTCCCCCAGAGGCCGAAAGGCCGCCAAGATGGGGAGTGCGGGCGCCGCTATTTTCACGAGGGTGTCAGTGCAGGCCGGGTGGTTCGTGAGTGGCGAGCAGCAAGGAGGCGGTCATGGTGCGCATCGATGGGTCGAAGGGAGAGGGCGGTGGGCAGGTGCTGCGCACCTCGCTGGCGCTGTCGCTGGTGACGGGGACGCCGTTCACCATCGAGAACATCCGCGCGGGCCGGAAGAAGCCGGGCCTGCTGCGCCAGCACCTGACGGCGGTGAAGGCCGCCGAGGCGGTGGGGGCCGCGGAGGTGTCGGGCGCGGAGCTGGGCTCGCGGGAGCTGACGTTCCGTCCCCGCGCCCTGGCCTCGGGGAACTACCGCTTCGCGGTGGGCACGGCGGGCAGCGCGACGCTGGTGTTGCAGACGGTGCTGCCCGCGCTGCTCCTTGCGGAAGGCCCGTCCACGCTGCTGCTCGAGGGGGGGACGCACAACCCGATGGCGCCGCCGTTCGATTTCCTCCAGCGCGCCTACCTGCCGTTGGTGCACCGCATGGGGCCGTCCGTGGAGGCCACGTTGACGCAGCCCGGCTTCTTCCCCGCGGGGGGAGGGAAGTTCCGTGTCGACATCAGGCCCGCTCCGCTGAAGCCGTTGCACCTGCTGGAGCGTGGGCGTGTGCTCCGCCGCGATTTGAAGGCCGTCATCGCGATGGTGCCGTTCGACGTCGCGAAGCGGGAGCTGGACGCCGCGGGCACCGCGCTGAAGTGGCGGCCCTTCGAATGCCGGACGGAAGAGTTGAAGCGTTCGGCATGCCCCGGAAACGTGCTCGTCGCCGAGGTCGAGAGCGAGCATGTGACGGAGGTCTTCACCGGCTTTGGCGAGCGCGGGAAGCGGGCGGAAATCGTGGCGGAGGAGGTGGCGGCGGAGGTGAAGCGCTATCTCGACGCGGAGGTGCCGGTGGGCGAGCACCTGTGCGACCAGTTGCTCCTCCTGCTGGCCCTGGCGAAGGTGGGCGCGTTCCGCACGTTGCCGCTGGATGGGCATGCGCGGACGCAGGTCGAGACGATGGCCCACTTCCTCGACGTGAAGGTTCAGGTCCGGGACGTGGCTCGTGACGTCTGTGAGGTGGAGGTCCGCGCGTAGGTGGCGCGGGCCTCGCGGCACGCTGGGGGAGCGGCGTGTCCTCGCCTCGGTGGGCGTCCAGGCGAGCCTCAGTGGGAACGTCTTCGTGGCGCCGCGGCCCGTCTCCGCACCATGCATGTGCGGAGGAGACGTCCGCGTGGCCGAGGTTCCCGAAGTCGAAATCATCACCCGGGATTTGCGGCAGGCCGTCGTGGGCCGTCGCTTCACCGGCGCTGAAATCTGGGTTCCATCCGTTGTCCGCTTCCCGGCGCCCGCGGCTTTTGTCGAAGCCTTGGTGGGGCGTCAGGTCACCTCCGCCTCCCGGCGGGCGAAGTTCATCCTCATGCCGTTGGATGACGGCACGGTGCTCGCGCTGCACTTCATGCTCTTTGGCGAGCTGGCGTTGCGGCCCGCGGGCAGTGAGCGTCCATCGTCGACGCTGGTGGTGCTGGGGCTGGAGGGCGGTGAGGAACTCCAGCTCACGGACACCTTGGGCTACGCGCGCATCGCGCTGGCACGGGGAGATGAACTGTCCACGCGCTTGAAGCTGGACGAATTGGGGCCCGAGGCGCTCGATGAAGGCTTCACGCCGGACGTGCTGGCCCTGCGACTGCGGCGGCGCAAGAGCCCGTTGAAGACGGTGCTCCTCAATCAGCGCGTCGTCGCGGGGCTGGGCAACCGGGACGCGGATGAGAGCCTGTGGCTCGCGGGGGTGGATCCTCGGCGCCTGGCCACATCGCTCACGCCCACGGAGAGCGTTCGGCTGACCCACGCCATTCGCGCGGTGCTCGATGAGGGCTTGCGTTTGCGCGGGACGCAGCGTGACCTCTTTGGCGTCCAAGGGCTTGCGAAACACCGTCGCAATGTCTTCGGCCGCGCGGGGGCTCCGTGTCCACGCTGCGCGACGGTCGTCGCTCATGAGCGGGTTGGCGGACGAAACACCTACTGGTGTCCCACGTGCCAGCCGGCGACGGCGCGGCCCGAGCTCCCCGCGCAGTCCTCGCTGTGGTGACGCGCAACGGTGTGACGCGTCGCGAACCCGTTGAAGCAGGAAAGTCCTCCTGCGCTTCCTGTGACGTCACGCGTGGGGCGTAGGTGACACCCACCTCCATGGGATGCATTCCATGGACGGTAGCAGCGGCGGTCATGCCCTTGTGCTAAAGCGCGTCCTGGGGCCGCCAATGTCACAGTCCGAGAGGCTTGCGTCGGACGTGCGGGGAGTCATGGCGACAGGAATCGCGTTGAAGAGGTCGTTTGCGTTGTGCGGCGTGTTGTGCGCGCTGTTTTCATGGGAAGCACTTGCCGCGCCTCCGGTCCAATTCGAGACGTGCAACCGCCCGCCTCCGGCGGCGCGTGGTGTCTCTGGGGCCGTGAGTGGAATTCGCGCGGGCGACTTGCCCGACTTCGTCATCACCGGCGTGGTCGCACCGGCGCGGGTTCACGGTGCGATGCCGTTCCAGGTGAACGTGACGGTTTGCAACGAGGGGCGCCGTGAGGCGCACTCCGATGTGACGTTGTTCATCTCTCGGGATGCCTGCTTCTCCGAGGATGACGCGCTGCTTGAAACCGTGCCGACGGGACCGTTGGCCGCGGGGGCGTGTGTCTCGGTGCCGGTCGCGGTTCAGGGCGACTTGGCTCGGACGAGCACCTGGTTTGTCGGGGCGCTGGTGGACAAGGAGGCACGGGTTCGCGAGCTGTCGGAAGTGAACAACGTCCACGACGGCGTGCCCGTGACGTTCGACTCGCCTCCGGACTACGTCGTCGAGTCACTGGTGGTGCCCTCCGTGGTTCATCCCCATGGGTTCTTCACGGCCACGGCACGTGTGTGCAACCGGGGTGGGGGCGCTGGCACGGCGCAGGTGGGGCTGTACCGATCGAACGACAGCCACGTCGATACCGAGGACACCCGGATGGGCTGGCTGTTCGGTGTCCCGCTCGAGCCAGGGGCTTGTGATCAAGTCTCGTTGGGCGCGCAGGCGGGACTGTCGGGCCGCGGGTACCTCGCGTTCATCGTGGCCTCGGCGGACGGGCGGCTCGAGGAGGACGTGACGAACAATGCCAGCGCGGTGTCAGCTCAGGTGGTGGGCATGGTTCCTGACTACGTCGTCGCCGCATTGAAGGTTCCGGCCGTGGAGCCGGGCGACGGAAACCTTCCTGTCCGAATCACGGTCTGCAATCAGGGCACGGCGCGCGCACACGCCACTCAGGTGCATTTTCAACTCCAGTCCCTCGAGTCCGCGAACCAAGGCGCGCTGAACGTCACGCATCGCAATGTCCCGGAGCTGGCCGCGAACCAGTGCACCGAATGGAGCGACGCGGTGGGCTCCTCGGGGAACGCACCGGGGCGCTGGCGATTGACGGCCACGGTGAATCCGGCGGGGGCCCAGCTCGAAGCCCATGCGGACAACAACAGCAGGTCTCAAGTGCTTCGCCTGGGGGATTGGGTGGAGCTGGGGGTCACCCGTGTCACGCCGCTGACGCATGCGTTGGTCCCTGGTGCTCCGTTCACCACGGAGGTCAAGGTCTGCAATACCGGTAGCATTCGCGCCGAGCGGTTGGCGCTCCATGTGTCGCTGTCGGACGGCCTGGACGCGGGGGCTGACACTCGCGTGGGAACCCGCGTGTTCGGGGCGCTCGAGAAGGGCTGTGTGGTGCTTCCCGTGACGGGCACGGTGCCTGCGCAAGCGATGAGTGGAAGGCTCTACGTGAAGGCAAGCACGGAGCTCATCACCCCTGCGGGGCAGGAACTCAACCTGGACGACAATGTGCTCGTGGGGCCGGAGGTGGCGATTGGCAGAGGGCTCGACCTGGTGGTCACCCATGTCCAGGCCTTGGTTCCAGTCGTCTCGGCGCGGGCGACAATGGAGGTCGCGGTCACTGTCTGCAACAAAGGCAGTATCGCCTTGCCCCACGTGCCGATACCGGTATGGGTGTCTTTCCTTCCGGAGCCGAACACCCAGGGCTTGCCGCTCCTGGTGGGCGCGCAGCCGACCGTGGAACCGCTGGGGTCAGGCGAATGCAGCACGTTGATCGCGGAGCCGATATCCCCCCCGGAGGCGGGCGCCTGGCGGCCTACGGCCTGGGTCGATGAGTCGAACACGTTTCCAGAGGTGGTGGAGTCCAACAACCTCGCACGAGGCGAGGTGTTTCATGTGGCTTCCATCACCGGGCTGCACATCACCGCCTTGCAAGCCCCCACGGTGGTTCGCGCGAACACCAGCTTCAATGCGACTGCGACGGTGTGTAACCGGAGCGCGCTGCCTCAGAATGGGCCCCAAATCAGATTCTTTTTGCGCACGGAGGATGGTTTTCCCGTGGCTGAGTTCCCGAGAAGGAGCCAGCCCGGGAGACTCATGAGTGGTGCCTGTGCGTCGGTGAGGTTGGATGGCTCCTCCGAGATTCCTTACGACACGAGCCCGTGGCAGGACGGGAGCTATCGGCTGGTGGCGGAGCTCGAAGCGCCCTGGACCTTCGGGTCCCTGGGCGAGCAGAAGGTGCTGTCATTCTCCGCTCCCCTGGGCGTGGGGCGCGGGGGCGACTTCGCTGTCACATCGGTCCGCGCTACCGACAGCGTCCCCAGGGGAGGTCTTTTCCTTCCGACGGTGCGTGTCTGCAATCAGGGCCTGACGTCCGGGGGCGCCACGCTGACAACCTACCTTTCGCGGGACGAGCACATCGAGATGCCGGGAGACATCAAGCTGCGCGAGGTCAACATGTCGCTCGGGCCCGGTTCGTGTCGTGACGTGCTGGTCGAAGCGTACGCCAACGTGGATGCTGGAGATGTCTGGTACGTGGGCGCGCAGGTGAGGGCCCTCCCCCTCTCCACCCCGGACCACGTGAAGTCGAATGACACACGGGTGGGGGGGCGTATCATCGTCACGCCCTGAGCCTCTCCCTGGCGTGCGGGACGGGTGGGCAGCGGGCACGGTGGCTGTTATGTCTCCACCGTGTCCGACGTCACCAACGCCTCGCCGCCGCCGTTCGAAGCCGCGCTGGTTCGCGCCAGCGAGGAGCTCGGCTTCCCCAGTTACTACCAGTCCTGTGTGCGGCCGTTGCTCCGCAACCCGGAAGGCCGCTGGCCGCGCTGCTGCGGCGGTGGGTGCGAGCCGTGCGCCCAGACGCTCATCCAGGTCGCGCTGCGGGCGCTGGAGCTGATGGGGACGCCGCGGCAGGCGCCGCTGCCGGACTGACGCGGGAGCGACACGCATGTCCACTCCGCACCCGTTGCTGCTCGTGGATGACGACGCCGCCTTCCGCAAAATCTACGGCGGGCTGCTGCGGGAAGCAGGCTTCGAGGTGGTGGAGGCGGCCGACCGGCCTTCCGCCCGCGCCGCGTTCAACGCCCGCGACTTCCCCCTGGTGCTGCTCGACTTGATGCTGCCTCCGGATGGCAGCGTCTCCGCGGGGCTGGAGTCGCTCGCGACGCTGCTCGGCGCGAAGCCGGGCACCAAGTTCATCGTGGTGTCCGGGGCAGGGGACACGCGGCACACGCTGGAGGCGGTGCGGCTGGGCGCCTATGACTTCCTCACCAAGCCGGTGGACCCGGACGTCCTGCTCGTCGTCGTGCAGCGGGCGCTCGCGCGGGTGACGCTGGAGCGGCAGGTGGAGACCCTGCGCACGTCGCTCACGCGCGCGGCCGGCGGTGTCTCCATGGTGGGGCAGAGCGCGCCGTTCCTCGCGGCCACGACGATGGCGGAGCGCGTGGCGGCCAGCGACCTGCCGGTGCTCATCACCGGGGAGAACGGCACCGGCAAGGAGCTGCTCGCGCGCGCCGTCCACCTCAAGAGCCGGCGTCACGCGGGGCCCTTCGTCCCCATCAACTGCGGCGCGCTGCCGGAGTCGCTGCTGGAGAGCGCCCTGTTCGGCCACGTGAAGGGCAGCTTCACCGGCGCGACGAAGGACCACCGGGGCCTCTTCGCGGAGGCCGATGGCGGCACGCTCTTCCTGGACGAGCTGGGCGACATGACCCCGTCGCTCCAGGTGAAGGTCCTCCGAGCCCTGGAGACGGGCGACATCCTCCCCGTGGGCGCGGACCTGCCT
This genomic window from Myxococcus hansupus contains:
- a CDS encoding RtcB family protein — protein: MSRINGNHEVLSDEAGRPIKAWTVGVPFEDEAKKQLRNLRGLPFIHQWVAVMPDVHRGYGATVGSVVPTVGAVVPAAVGVDIGCGMIAVRTTLRADQLPDSLRGVRSAIERTVPHGRSDNGGRNDVGAWRVAPARHQQAWARLVEGYDRIVAKHPRIGRGPELAHLGTLGTGNHFIELCLDESDGVWLMLHSGSRGVGNRIGSYFIELAKEDMRRWFINLPDGDLAYLAEGTEHFDDYVFAVSWAQDFAATNRDLMLHSAVEALQSSGELPPFELKDSAVNCHHNYIAREHHFGKNCFVTRKGAVRAREGDLGIIPGSMGARSYIVRGKGNADSFHSCSHGAGRVMSRAAAKRQFTVEDHAKATEGVECRKDIDVIDETPAAYKPIDAVMAAQADLVEVVHTLKQVVCVKG
- the rtcA gene encoding RNA 3'-terminal phosphate cyclase, producing MVRIDGSKGEGGGQVLRTSLALSLVTGTPFTIENIRAGRKKPGLLRQHLTAVKAAEAVGAAEVSGAELGSRELTFRPRALASGNYRFAVGTAGSATLVLQTVLPALLLAEGPSTLLLEGGTHNPMAPPFDFLQRAYLPLVHRMGPSVEATLTQPGFFPAGGGKFRVDIRPAPLKPLHLLERGRVLRRDLKAVIAMVPFDVAKRELDAAGTALKWRPFECRTEELKRSACPGNVLVAEVESEHVTEVFTGFGERGKRAEIVAEEVAAEVKRYLDAEVPVGEHLCDQLLLLLALAKVGAFRTLPLDGHARTQVETMAHFLDVKVQVRDVARDVCEVEVRA
- a CDS encoding Fpg/Nei family DNA glycosylase, which produces MAEVPEVEIITRDLRQAVVGRRFTGAEIWVPSVVRFPAPAAFVEALVGRQVTSASRRAKFILMPLDDGTVLALHFMLFGELALRPAGSERPSSTLVVLGLEGGEELQLTDTLGYARIALARGDELSTRLKLDELGPEALDEGFTPDVLALRLRRRKSPLKTVLLNQRVVAGLGNRDADESLWLAGVDPRRLATSLTPTESVRLTHAIRAVLDEGLRLRGTQRDLFGVQGLAKHRRNVFGRAGAPCPRCATVVAHERVGGRNTYWCPTCQPATARPELPAQSSLW
- a CDS encoding CARDB domain-containing protein, encoding MSGIRAGDLPDFVITGVVAPARVHGAMPFQVNVTVCNEGRREAHSDVTLFISRDACFSEDDALLETVPTGPLAAGACVSVPVAVQGDLARTSTWFVGALVDKEARVRELSEVNNVHDGVPVTFDSPPDYVVESLVVPSVVHPHGFFTATARVCNRGGGAGTAQVGLYRSNDSHVDTEDTRMGWLFGVPLEPGACDQVSLGAQAGLSGRGYLAFIVASADGRLEEDVTNNASAVSAQVVGMVPDYVVAALKVPAVEPGDGNLPVRITVCNQGTARAHATQVHFQLQSLESANQGALNVTHRNVPELAANQCTEWSDAVGSSGNAPGRWRLTATVNPAGAQLEAHADNNSRSQVLRLGDWVELGVTRVTPLTHALVPGAPFTTEVKVCNTGSIRAERLALHVSLSDGLDAGADTRVGTRVFGALEKGCVVLPVTGTVPAQAMSGRLYVKASTELITPAGQELNLDDNVLVGPEVAIGRGLDLVVTHVQALVPVVSARATMEVAVTVCNKGSIALPHVPIPVWVSFLPEPNTQGLPLLVGAQPTVEPLGSGECSTLIAEPISPPEAGAWRPTAWVDESNTFPEVVESNNLARGEVFHVASITGLHITALQAPTVVRANTSFNATATVCNRSALPQNGPQIRFFLRTEDGFPVAEFPRRSQPGRLMSGACASVRLDGSSEIPYDTSPWQDGSYRLVAELEAPWTFGSLGEQKVLSFSAPLGVGRGGDFAVTSVRATDSVPRGGLFLPTVRVCNQGLTSGGATLTTYLSRDEHIEMPGDIKLREVNMSLGPGSCRDVLVEAYANVDAGDVWYVGAQVRALPLSTPDHVKSNDTRVGGRIIVTP